One Luteitalea sp. genomic window carries:
- a CDS encoding TonB-dependent receptor → MRQTRRTRRRRRRRRQRRRQRRRQRRKGCWTRIDELAFDGVNSLSDTRTNASGVSAQLTHTAPMLGRENHLIVGGGLDAGVTRFAFASEWAHLTPDRGTIGTGLFEDEAAVGLRSRMVNGSVFLTNTWSMTSTIAVTASARANWSTMALRDQIGTALNGDHRFARVNPAAGVTYQLRPAINLYGGYSESSRIPTAVELTCADPEDPCRLPNAFVSDPPLEQVVARTWEGGVRGTTGALEWTIATFSTSSRDDIIFVSSGALRGEGHFENVDRTSRRGLEAGVEAHGALFHAFGSYSLQNVRFGTDLQIASQQHPEAASGEIEVEAGSRFPGVPLHTAKAGVEASVGRLELGGVLHAQSSQFYRGDEANRLAPLDGFWLLNASARYWITPELAASVTVHNVFDAEYQTFGVLGDASLLGADFDDRRFVSPGAPRTAWLSIDVRF, encoded by the coding sequence GAGACAGAGGAGGAGACAGAGGAGGAAGGGGTGCTGGACGAGGATTGACGAGCTGGCGTTCGATGGTGTCAATAGCCTGAGCGACACGCGGACCAACGCCTCCGGCGTCAGCGCACAGCTCACGCACACGGCGCCGATGCTCGGCCGCGAGAACCACTTGATCGTGGGTGGCGGCCTCGATGCCGGCGTCACGCGCTTTGCCTTTGCGTCAGAGTGGGCGCATCTCACGCCGGACCGCGGCACCATCGGCACGGGGCTGTTCGAAGACGAGGCGGCGGTGGGGCTTCGCAGCCGCATGGTGAACGGCAGTGTCTTCCTGACCAACACGTGGTCGATGACCAGCACGATCGCCGTCACCGCTTCGGCTCGCGCAAACTGGTCGACAATGGCCCTCCGCGACCAGATAGGCACCGCGCTCAATGGAGACCATCGCTTCGCGCGCGTCAATCCAGCCGCCGGCGTGACGTATCAGCTCAGGCCCGCGATCAACCTGTATGGCGGCTACAGCGAGTCGTCACGGATTCCAACGGCTGTGGAGCTGACCTGCGCCGACCCGGAGGACCCGTGCCGGCTTCCAAACGCGTTCGTGTCCGATCCGCCGCTCGAGCAGGTCGTCGCTCGGACGTGGGAGGGCGGTGTGCGAGGTACGACGGGAGCGCTGGAGTGGACCATTGCGACGTTCTCCACCTCGTCTCGCGACGACATCATCTTTGTCAGCAGCGGCGCGCTCCGCGGTGAAGGGCACTTCGAGAACGTCGACCGGACCTCCAGGCGCGGTCTCGAGGCTGGCGTCGAGGCGCACGGCGCGCTGTTTCACGCGTTCGGCAGCTACAGCCTCCAGAATGTCAGGTTCGGAACCGATCTACAGATCGCCAGCCAACAGCATCCCGAGGCGGCATCGGGTGAGATCGAGGTTGAAGCCGGCAGTCGTTTTCCAGGCGTGCCGCTGCACACCGCAAAAGCCGGTGTGGAGGCGAGCGTCGGACGACTCGAGCTGGGCGGCGTCCTTCATGCGCAATCGTCGCAGTTCTACCGGGGAGACGAGGCGAACCGGCTCGCGCCATTGGATGGCTTCTGGCTACTGAACGCCAGCGCGCGGTACTGGATCACACCAGAGCTTGCCGCCTCGGTGACCGTGCACAATGTCTTCGACGCGGAGTATCAGACATTTGGCGTGCTTGGTGACGCGTCTCTGCTGGGTGCAGACTTCGATGACAGGCGGTTCGTGAGCCCTGGGGCTCCGCGTACCGCCTGGCTCAGCATCGACGTCAGATTCTGA
- a CDS encoding beta-propeller fold lactonase family protein has translation MRLLHGFVIGAVLAAMGCGGSAGEPTTTNARAEAQDRPGAYRIYVTNEMSGDLSVIDGATHEVIATVPLGKRPRGIHASPDRQTIYVALSGSPISPPGVDESTLPPPDRSADGIGRFNLQANELEKVLESGSDPEEFDLSPDGRLLYISNEDKAEASILDTASGKIIKALPVGEEPEGVTTSPDGSVVYVTSEGDHGVAVIDTAKAEVIANVPVGLRPRDSAFLPDGSKAYVTLENEAGVAVVDPRSHKKIKTIKLGAPTLRPMAIALSPDAAEAYVSTGRGGQVVVFDTASDEVTASFEVGERPWGIAVSPDGRYLYTANGPSNDVSVVDLAKRTVIKKIEVGDRPWGVITVER, from the coding sequence ATGCGCTTATTGCATGGCTTTGTTATTGGTGCCGTGCTCGCGGCGATGGGTTGCGGCGGGAGTGCCGGAGAGCCGACAACGACGAATGCGCGTGCCGAGGCGCAGGATCGGCCCGGCGCGTATCGCATCTACGTCACCAACGAGATGTCGGGCGATCTGAGCGTCATCGACGGCGCAACGCACGAGGTCATTGCCACGGTGCCGCTTGGAAAGCGGCCACGCGGCATCCACGCGAGCCCCGATCGCCAGACGATCTACGTCGCGCTGAGCGGTTCGCCGATCTCGCCGCCCGGCGTGGACGAGTCGACGTTGCCGCCCCCGGATAGAAGCGCAGACGGTATCGGCCGGTTCAACCTTCAGGCGAACGAGCTCGAGAAGGTGTTGGAGTCCGGATCGGACCCGGAAGAGTTCGACCTCAGCCCGGACGGACGCCTGCTCTATATCTCCAACGAGGACAAGGCCGAGGCGAGCATTCTCGACACGGCCAGCGGCAAGATCATCAAGGCGCTGCCGGTGGGCGAGGAGCCGGAAGGGGTGACGACCAGCCCCGATGGGAGCGTGGTGTACGTCACGTCGGAAGGTGACCATGGCGTGGCCGTTATCGATACGGCCAAGGCGGAGGTCATCGCAAACGTGCCGGTCGGCCTGCGCCCGCGCGACAGCGCCTTCCTACCGGACGGATCGAAGGCGTACGTGACGTTGGAGAACGAGGCGGGTGTCGCCGTCGTAGACCCACGGAGTCACAAGAAGATCAAGACCATCAAACTGGGTGCGCCAACGCTGAGACCGATGGCGATTGCGCTTTCGCCAGATGCAGCGGAAGCGTATGTGAGCACCGGCCGTGGCGGCCAGGTCGTCGTCTTTGACACGGCATCAGACGAGGTGACCGCCTCCTTCGAGGTGGGTGAGCGCCCATGGGGCATTGCCGTGTCGCCGGACGGCCGATACCTCTACACCGCCAACGGGCCCTCGAACGACGTCTCGGTCGTCGACCTCGCCAAGCGAACCGTCATCAAGAAGATCGAGGTGGGCGACCGTCCGTGGGGAGTGATTACCGTCGAGCGGTGA